In the genome of Phalacrocorax aristotelis chromosome 22, bGulAri2.1, whole genome shotgun sequence, one region contains:
- the IL10RA gene encoding interleukin-10 receptor subunit alpha, giving the protein MAPSTTALALCVALLLARWTDGEKLASPKNVRFAAEIAHHLLRWEPGQNHPSDVQYEVEHGIYGMNFSWTATPNCMRISEHSCDLTYYTLDPDLRYYARVRAVSGNHTSQWKKTSSFSPREASLRLLGQILSVTGNTVHVQLQLLFSVGNLTIKYDDIQKYARLYRVYIRRTQDNRTYEVVESTPEFNISNLFWDMEYCISVEPDVASRHIHTTRTTEQCVTISKRDRTAELALSIISSSFITLLFLGLLGALLVCTYIKKPVRPPSVLKSFIKQSSLWVEQESSSSGSPDADPVQQIFLCQKEPQQDSGPNDSTCTAQLPLEKGWRVPAWPEDWVCLLGPEATGSGDSSCTSTDSGICLHISSSELSYSSDPKPQGYKQQLPTGDDSGMGLESTCPRSTCSSSGRNASPAETRQPHGEELGLSPAAGQDNQQDVEFRGYLQQSKGTVEPRQDPAKGVPLAYAGSPHGSGSTDVVLDVDCSKLAVAKGYLKQSSPEHPCSRTQDLAPWGAPQEPTAWDFSSQVGLRAPTLLSYGLPGAPLASKAGPELLKAPADLSIFNTDLLGTLPFISSLSTNEWLTLQINPLSLLNGDSKDSRL; this is encoded by the exons ATGGCCCCCTCCACCACAGCCCTGGCACTGTGCGTGGCACTGCTGCTCGCCCGGTGGACAGACG GTGAGAAGCTGGCAAGCCCCAAGAACGTGCGCTTTGCTGCAGAGATAGCGCATCACCTGCTGCGGTGGGAGCCAGGACAAAACCACCCCAGTGATGTCCAGTATGAAGTGGAGCACGGAAT CTATGGCATGAATTTCTCCTGGACAGCCACCCCAAACTGCATGAGGATCTCGGAGCACTCCTGCGACCTCACATACTACACCCTGGATCCTGACCTGCGCTACTACGCACGGGTCAGGGCCGTGTCTGGAAACCACACATCCCAGTGGAAAAAGACCAGCTCTTTCTCCCCACGAGAAG CCAGCCTGCGCCTGTTGGGCCAGATCCTCTCTGTGACAGGCAACACCGTCcatgtgcagctgcagctgctcttcagCGTGGGGAACCTCACCATAAAATACGATGACATACAGAAGTATGCGAGGCTATACCGGGTGTACATCAGGAGGACACAGGACAATCGGACG TACGAAGTGGTGGAGAGCACCCCGGAGTTCAACATCAGCAACCTCTTCTGGGACATGGAGTATTGTATCAGCGTGGAGCCTGACGTGGCCAGCCGGCACATCCACACCACACGCACCACCGAGCAGTGCGTCACTATCAGCAAGAGAGACA GGACTGCAGAGCTTGCCCTAAGCATCATCAGCTCCTCCTTCATCACCCTGTTGTTCTTGGGCCTCCTGGGGGCTCTGCTGGTGTGCACCTACATAAAGAAACCTGTGAGGCCGCCGTCTGTCCTG aaGTCTTTCATAAAGCAGAGCTCACTCTGGGTGGAGCAGGAGTCCTCGTCCTCGGGCAGCCCGGACGCAGACCCCGTCCAGCAGATTTTCCTGTGCCAGAAGGAGCCCCAGCAGGACAGTGGCCCCAACGACAGCAcctgcacagcccagctgcccctggaGAAGGGCTGGAGGGTCCCAGCATGGCCCGAGGACTGGGTATGCCTGCTGGGGCCAGAGGCCACGGGGAGCGGAGACAGCAGCTGCACCAGCACCGACAGCGGCATTTGCCTGCACATTTCCTCCTCTGAGCTGAGCTACTCCTCAGACCCCAAGCCCCAGGGCTACAAACAGCAGCTACCCACTGGTGATGACAGCGGCATGGGCTTGGAGAGCACCTGCCCTCGCTCCACATGCTCCTCCAGCGGCAGGAATGCCAGCCCCGCGGAGACCAGGCAGCCCCACGGAGAGGAGCTTGGCCTCTCCCCTGCCGCCGGCCAGGACAACCAGCAGGACGTGGAGTTCCGCGGGTACCTGCAGCAGTCCAAGGGCACAGTGGAGCCAAGGCAGGACCCAGCCAAGGGAGTGCCCTTGGCCTATGCAGGATCCCCGCATGGCTCCGGCAGCACTGACGTTGTGCTGGATGTAGACTGCTCCAAGCTAGCTGTGGCCAAAGGGTATCTGAAGCAGTCCTCTCCTGAGCACCCCTGCAGCCGCACACAGGACCTTGCTCCGTGGGGGGCCCCTCAGGAGCCCACCGCCTGGGACTTTTCTAGCCAGGTGGGGCTCCGAGCCCCCACTCTGCTGAGCTATGGGCTCCCGGGTGCTCCCTTGGCCTCCAAAGCTGGCCCTGAGCTCCTGAAAGCTCCAGCTGACCTGAGCATCTTCAACACTGACCTCCTGGGGACACTGCCCTTCATCTCCAGCCTCAGCACCAACGAGTGGCTCACACTGCAAATCAACCCCCTGAGCCTGCTCAACGGGGACAGTAAGGACAGCCGCCTGTGA